CATGACGCGACAAAATCACTTAATAGCACAGAACTTTGTTTTAACCATAATGCTTATGTTTTAACCGTAGTGTATCACTAATAACAGAACAGTCTCTATTTGAAAAGTAATCTCGATTAATCTTGATGTATTCAATTTTGAAAAGTATAGGATAGTTTTGTTTCAATGAAAAAACCAAGTCCTCTCAACTGCTGCTGGATAAACTCGGTCTTGATCGTTAACAGAGACTGATCCTCAAGATCGTCAGACTGCCAAGATGTTCAATTGCTCACCTTAGCGTTCATGGTACTGCGCTGTTGGAGTTGGTTCGTCGTTGTTTTGCGACTGATGAGATAGCAAGAAGATTCTCTGCTTTTATACGGTGTGACGACCACGACGAACCCTTGAGCAGGTCGGAGGTGGTGGGCAGTGTCGAGCCTACAGAAACGGTGAGAATAAATTGGGCGTGGGGGCAAACAGAGGTCTCCGAAAAGCAATCCAAGGCAAAGCTCTTTCCGCTCGCTTTTTGTGAAAGATACATTATGGCCTTCCTTCACCAATTCAGATTAATACTTTATTGCAATATTTTGTTGAgttttttcttaattatattttgaagcGTTAAGCTATCACATTAATCACTTGCAAAAGTTCTCCTCTTTCTGGTACATTTGATATGAAACTATTCTCACACATATACTACTATATATCTGACATCAGGGGCAAAAATGAGGAAAGGCGAAATGATTTTtggaaattacattttatctttAGGAAGACTTCATGAGTGTAAAATTCTTGAAATAATTCAACCGTGGGATATGTGTTTCCCTTTCCTTTGGAACTGAATGCTACCATTTCAGAAAGTGACCGAATTTTTTGTGGGTTCATGCAATGTTCGACATTTACGTAGCCGCCTGTCCAAAATGATCTCTGAGAAACTATAACGTGGCAGGCGATTGTTACGTTAACATCGTTAGAAACAGCGGAGTATAATATGTATGACATAAGTATGGATTTGATACTCTAAATAAAATACTACGTCGAAAAAAGATTAGGATCGCTATTTCTGGTTTTAGCTCGATATACTTCGTTACGAGTTTAAtcgttatgcaaataaaatgacGCAGTGCAATAAAAAACATCGAAATGTTCTTCAAGACAAGTAACGAGGTAGAAAATATCAAGGTGGACCAAAAATACATTTAGCTGGAATCgtgtctaaataattttttttaggcATGTTccgattgttttttttttcctgaAATAAATGAACGATACCTGCGTTGGATAGATATCATCCCGAAAatgcaaataatttaattaattcaagcAGTTTACataataatcaaattttcttGTTTCTGATAAAACCACATTTGTCTTAACAAAAATCAATCAATATACGATCAACGTCCAGTCATTTTGTTCACGACTTGTTTATAATCtgtatatttcaaattaaatgcGAATTGCTGCTCGATGCGATCCTAATCTACATCTCATAATTGATAGCTGTTGTCCGACTtgatgaatttcaaatttttgcgCTTGACATTTCGAACTACATCGACGATCTTCCTGTGCAAGAATGTTGCCTTGTTATAAATGGGAAGACAGTATTAAacaggagaagaagaaaagggtcCGCTCGTAGGAAATTTATGCAGAAGAACCCTCTGGACCGCTTTGTTCGGAGACATCGCATACCAGCCACATAATCCGCTGAGATTCTGAACAGCGTAGTCCCTCTCGTTTACCTTGTTCTTATTAGACCGATTGTTATTTTGTACTGTTAACATCGATGATTCATTACCTTGATCGGAATAAGTAGATTTTTCTAACCCCTTGGAAGCGCTACGCAGATAAGATGTTTAGTGTTACAAGGTCTGTAGCGCCTGCAACAATGTTAATTGATCATCGCAATGACTTATTTCGTCTAAGCAGTGAGCGTGGCTCTGCCGTACCTTCACCTGAAAAAAATCTGTGTGCGCGCTGCATTTTCGAACGATACTCTTACAATTAGTGCAGAGTTGTGGTAAAGAGAATACTAATCTTTTAATGTTAAGCATTCTAATGTTTCCAATGAAAGACATTCTCAACAGAATCAGTGCGTTTCAATCGACTGACATTCGTCGAAACATCGATCTTGATTCGTAGTTACGACACGACGTATGCAAATGGATCGGatagaaattcaattttcgaagGTACGAGACGGTACGAATCTTCATGGAGGAATACGCACGTCGTTCGTTGCATAAATCGTTTCTCGGTCGGTTTCGACACCGGAAACTGGCTTTGtccttttcccttcttttcagCATACAAACCTCCACGGTCCGTTTGTTACGCGCTCGAGATGGGTTCGTTCCTCGCGATTGCACAACCGAAACCAACCAACGAAAATTCCATATTCGTATTTCGCTACGTTTACCCTAACAGGTTTCCTGATTGTTCTTACGTTTATGGATCAACGAGTTTATAGGGTGATCCCGAAAGTGGTATCAGGTAAAAGGATATCGTTAACGAAGACTCTACATAGTCGGACATTTTCTCGAGCTTTAACAGCAATTCATCGATAGCTTTCGAACTGCAAAATTGATTTTGTCTCGTATGAAACCGTATGGTAATTGCGAATGAAGGGAAGTAATAAAGTAGCAAGTACGCTTTGCAGCTGCGTTACAAATACAACTTGAACGCGTATCACCAGGTATAAATCTTTATTGCTGGTCGTACACCTGAAAAGCGACCAATTTGTTCCATTTTAAGTGGGCAAAAGGGAACGGAACGATTGCGCGACTAACCGATCGCGTGTAGAAACATACCAAAAGTTTCACGTACGAATTATGTTGGTCTCATATCGTAACGATCTACGACACCGACCAAGCCGTTTATTGTCATGAAAATGAGCATGATCGGTCCGTTATTGCATGACAGAATGGCACTGGATTTCACTTATGTATTCTATCCAAAAAGAAAGTAAACTTTGTTTCCGTCCTCGATGTCGATATTTCGTCAAAATTGAAACGCCAAAAACTACTTCGATGAAGGGGATTAACTTATTGGGCAAtcgacaagaaatttcgaaatagctAAATACCGATGAACTGGTTTTATTCTCTGATCGCGCTTCGATTGTTGGCTTTCTTTTTAAGGGAATCATCCTTGATCCCTTAAATGTTAAGCAAAACATTTCTATGCGATATCCTTACGTTAATGTATACAGATTTAGACAAGTCGTTATTCGCTTGAATTTAACAAGTCTGAACTCATTTTATACTGTGTGTAAATCGTAATTTTCGTACAGCTTTCTAGGCAAAATATATAGTCGTATGAATAGCTCTCTAACATTTCATAACGTATTTTCGTACTCCAGTACTCCGAAATGTCGCTCAAGTTTACTACATGAATACATTAATAATCGAGAAGGCcgatttataaaaatgatttcgTTGTGAAATATTCCCATAGGAATTTCACGAGAAATATTGGCAAGAACACGTGTGTTGCCAACGGATGAAGGAATAATTAATTCTCGAAATATATCGATAACTTTTTTATGTAATATGGAGACTAGATGATACACGCAGATTTATTATTCTAACGTTATCCTATAAGATATTACTCAAAGTTAATTGCGAAAAAAGAGTAACGCGAAGAAGAGAATTGATTAATGCCTAAACATTGTCAAAATCAATTTTTACTGCAACATATAAATTTCTATCAGAaagtttgatataaaaatttgatataaataacGTGTAGattgcataatatattttttaaaaaatctatcaaattttgttaaattttatctACTAAAGATTAAAAATTCCTTTCATAAAGTGAACGTAGTTTTTTACCCGGAGATGAACGAAATTAATCAGACAAGAGGAATTTAACCTGATATTCAAGCGACACGCACGCTGCGTAAAAAAACTCGTTTCGAGGTTGTTTTTGCTTTCGCGCTAACTTTCGTATAGCGAACGGAATAACCCTTACATAATTACGATGTTACTCGAGTTTTGATGCTTTAAGCgtgacattaaaaaaaaaatattgcgtAATCGTTTAGTATGTGATAATTCGCTGAGTTGCACGTTTTCAAGTCGTTGAATAACCCACCATCAATGAAAGTTTAATGTTCGGACCATAATGTATGATAGAAGATAAAGAACCAGATGGTACTGAGTCTATGCGATACTCTGTCGAATATTTCTTCCATAATAGTTCATCAAGACATGGTTGACTAATTCGAGAGTTGGAATAAATCTTCCAGAATGACTCAATGAAACAACATGTATTTGCAAATTTCGCCAATAAGCATCAAATGTTAACCGAGGAAATAACATTGGAAATAacatttcgaatttttattactCCCGTCATTGGATTTACGTGGATCtagaaaaatgtataacgtCGACGTGACAAGGTCGGCAATTAAGGATCACGTTAATTAAGAGATGTTGTAACCTGATCGGTATGTATGAAGCAGATAATGATTGGCACAACGAAGTActttctaaaaattaataactattTGCATGCGTTCTTTAGAAGTGAACGGGGATGAATAGTACATTATGAGACATAAACTGAAGTATCTGCATTTTTAATACCGTTTTCTTATATGATTCCACGATAGATTGTTTTGTTCGAGGATATATCTGTGCGTAATGAATAAGAAATGTATAGTTTTGTACATATCCTTTCAGTAAGAGCGAAGCAGTGAAGCAAAATTCGGAAAACGGGACGACGGATGCAATCCGTGTCGAAAGCAGAAAATACGctctaaaatattttacaagttaTTACAAGCAATTGCAAACAATTCGGGGAAATAGCCTACCATAAGGGGCAGGAATTCATTTGATGGAGGCATTTCATTAGCGCGTCGCTTTCTTGGAAAATTTTCTGTAGCCTTTTGTtagtttaatatataaaaaaactgTCTTCTATATATAGATAGAGATAGATAGAAATCCAAAGGAAAGTTCACCGCTTGACCTGCATTCCGTGAACATCGTGAGATCTTGAAAATTAGGGTAAGGGAGGTTCCCAGACCGCGCGAAATCGCAGTCAAGGTTCGGTTTGGGAACATCGCCAACTCGTGGGTAGTTTCTATACAATGGCGAATCAGATAGCGCTCGTAAAAGTATAGTAATGGGCTGTCGCGCAAGGAAGTGTCGAAACGTTTTATACGCGGATAATTAATACCGTAGAAATTCCTAGTCATTAATGCGACACGGCTGCAGCCAGCCAATAATTTTACGATCGGCCGAGGTCTTCACGCCATCCATGCTACCCTCTATAGATTTCAAGTATTTCTGTTTTGTTGCCTCTTTAATTTATGTTACACGCCAAGTTCAGTTTATTATATTAGTTAATAATTTATAGTAGCTATGCTCTTTTCAAGGAAACAGAAGCTCGATCGTTCGCCTGTGCGATGGCAAAAACTTAATGCTAATTGACGTAGTAATACGAGCACGTAATGTATCGATCATTCCTaagcaaatatgaaattaccAAGCGTTGCAATCCGTGTGTGgtaaatatatttcgtaatagATAACTCGACAATCAACATGCAAAATGCATTAATCAACATCAAAGATCGAAGAAATGGTACggttaaaaagaaataacaaaacgttactttaaaaaacatttataaaatcagTTTATTGCATGATTCGTGTCAACTACGAAGCAGAATGTGTTTTCGTACTGCTCTCGTCATAATGTCTTTTGCGATGCTGCGGAAGTGGTTAGGTGGGAATGGAAGTGTGGCAGATTGAAAGGAAAATTCATCTAGTAGTGTCCCAAGCCGTATCCTTTAACAAGGACTGGGACTTGTTCTTTAACGAGAACTGGCTGTGGAACGACGACTGGAACCGGCTTGGGAACCGCGACTGGAACGGGATGAGCCACTGGTACCTGCAAGTAAACAGTAAATAGAGAATGAAGGAAAGCTTTTAAAGTGTGAACCAAAAGgaaattcaaaaattaaatttaataaaagctcTACTATATTCGGATCGTGGCTCATTAATGAAATTATCAAGGAAGTTGAAAGAATCGGTTCCTTTAACTTACCTTGACGGGGTATGGGGCGGGCACGGCTACAGGAACCTTAACTGGAACCGTGACTGGGACTGGTTTTTCGACTGGAACCGCGACCGTCTTGGTTTGCACTACTGGGTATGGCTGGGGTACTGGAACCGCCACTGGGACTGGGTGTGGGACAGCAACTGGTACCTGAAGAAAACATAGTGTCATACACGATACTGGTTGGACCTCTCGTCTTGATACAGATATTTAATTCTAATCTCATTTAACGCTGATATTCATAGAACTTGGATTTTAATCGAATAGTAGAATTCCTGGAAACGCAACAGTGTAATAAAAAGAGTTAATAAAGCATGTTAAGCTTCATAATAATAGGTTTGTAACACGAACTAAGACTCTTCTCAGACAATTTCCTCACCTTTACTGGGACTGGCCTGTCAACGGCGACAGGGTATGGTTTTGGGACTGGAACTGGAACAGCGACAGGCTTCTCTTGAATGGCGACCGCAACACTGCCGTGTCCCAATTCACCACCGAGCAGGCCACCACCATGTCCCAAACCACCATAGCCCAAACCGAGCAGACCACGCTTCTGGACCGTTTTGTCTTCGGCGAACGCCACGGAGATCAGCATCACGAATACCttaagaataaaaaatgcaATATGATTGATTGGCCAAAATTGTTTCTATACCGATACATCAGTCGTTAACGAGATTTAAGACTCTCGCAGGATTTAAATAGGACGATAACATCTCCaagataaatttctttttcgagACGCTCGAGACCGCATTTTCACTAAAAGCTCACAAAAACTACGTGTAACTACGAGCACTGAATATTCTCGAGATCACAAAAAGAGACGAACTTTAAGTCAACACGGAGTTTGAGTGAAACGTACCAGGGCCCTCATGGTAAACGATTGGCTATTACTTTGGCTAGTGCGTCTTGACTGGTAAATTAAATTGGTTCTGTCGCATTGGAGGAAAACCACCCTTTATATAGGGAATTCACTTTCATTTCACGCGTACACCCCGCCAATGAAAAGCCAATGGCCGTTCGGTGCGCTATCGCCACACCTACTATATACTATTTACTCACTGTACAGCCacataccgttacacattataatacataatgtgCACAGGGAGTTGTATAACACGCCAAACGTGCGCCAACCGGGGCTAGTAAATAGAACGCGGGCACTTTATGCAGATAGGTATATATGCGCGCATACATTTTCGACCTAGCTCCGTGACTCTAACGAGAAGACTCAGAGTCTGCGGCATATCGATCGGAGGAAACGCGCGAACGTGAGACACCTGAGAATCTGGATCTTTTTCGGTTATAGATCGTGGCAAGTCTTTGGGTTCGTTCGCGACAAATACTCGTGCGCATTGTGAAAAATGTACCGTCTATTTCTTGTACCTAGTTGATCGGTCTTCTTTTCTCGAGAAACACTTCGAATCGGTAAGAATAGAACAAAGTTGTATAAAATCGATCGACTCAAGTGATTAAAAGCCAGAAACTCGAGAATGTTGTTATTCGCTGAATTCGTGATTCTATCTTTGAACGTCGAAAAAATCCTTAATCGAGGAAATACGAAATAAGAGACTGTTAAATAGAAACTGTCACCTTTTGTGAACACACAGTATTTTACGGCTAATCGATCGGCTGTAATTAATGTTGCAATTAATTGCATAAAATCGGAGGTGCATGTAGAAAATCGTTACGTAATTACGCAATATAGTTGGGCAGAATAACGAGTAGTAGCTGGTGAAACAGGAAAGCAGGAAAATTTTACGTTCAGAAATCTCTACCAGCAACAGAGATATTTCCTAATTTCGTTTCCCAATTCGTATGCAATTTTCCAGTCTCACCACAATTTtgtgtatgtatacgtataatctgtgtgaattttatttctatcttccGATAAGATTTTGATACTTTCAACCAAGTGAGCGGAAagtagtaatttaaaaaaagaattaatgcTGCATTAATcgtttcgtaaaaatattcttcgaaaaataaataagatatttgATTTGAGTAATTATTATTCTGGGAATTATGATTAACGTGCACTAAATCATGTATttgatgaatatttattttagctGTCACTGTACAATTATTAATGTACAATTATTAATAGCAGCTTATTATGCTATTGAATCCTGATTcttatatatttcattcattGACTTGTCAAATAATTGATCGTGAAATTATCTGAAATATAGATCGAATCGATCGCAATCGAAAGAAATATCGTAAACGAGTGACAGAAATGATTCGTCAATTAGTTTTCACTACCTTAACTAACTcttgaaacaaatttcaaataaatattgctCGTATAGCATACTTTGCGACTGCCTGTCTATTCATCAATACCCTGATTGTATCAGTCGCGCTACAGACAGTTTAATTTAAACCCAGTTCCAGCATGACCAGCGGTAAAACACGACAATTTTATCGTCGACacgaaattttagaattttatattcgtTGGTCATTGTTTCTTATAGCCAGTTGCGTGATGTgtaacacgatatatttcaaaacggcgagaaaaagaaaaataaaagttcgTCACTAGTGACCCGAAACTTAGAAAGCGTAATGTAATATACAAAAGTATTTCAGACACCTGCGTGGTTGATTAAGAACGAAACGGGTGGATTATTATCAGTCACGATCTCGTTGATTCGCACCGCAAATCGTCGTTTCACAAACGATTTCTTTGACATAAATGAAACGCAAATCAGAATCAGTTGCCACTCGTTCTGTCAATCTACGTCGTTCCCTGCCTGTTGAACAAATAATCATGCCTGCTATTCAATAGCTTTTACTCATTTCTCGAGGATACTTCTTATGTGCTGtccttcctttttttgttttgaATTATGTATTCTCTCACTCACTGTCACGAACATATTTCTCAATTTCCCTCTTTTAATTCAGAGACAAAGTATGTTGATTAATATTCCTATAAGTAATATCGGCAATTAATATTCATAGACTTTTAATTACTGTATGAATCGTGTTTACGTAATACAATAATTTGCAGTAGCATTGCATTTCGATTAGCTAACTTGTtccatgaaaatttaaattatctatCATATTTAATCGTAATTCTAAGTATTCTGTCGACCTATCGGATCCTAGCAAACGTATCCTGAGTTATTACAATAGGCGGTAGGGACATGTTCCTTATTACAAAATTCTTCACATAGCTGGTTCTCCTGTGACTCACGCTTGTCGATAGTGAATTCCTCCTAAATCTCGAACAAACCCGCTGCaacgatattacatattacattcaAAATCTATACAATAATTTGCGTAACCGTACTTTTATCGTATATCGTTTCCGTGTTGACTTAATGTACTGAGCAGTTCACCCATCGATCGAGAAAACGAGTTTGAGATTTCAATATCGGACACGTTTTACTGACGTCAGACGTATTGACTTCTGTAGAGCCGTGCCTCC
This genomic window from Bombus terrestris chromosome 9, iyBomTerr1.2, whole genome shotgun sequence contains:
- the LOC100649508 gene encoding cyclin-dependent kinase inhibitor 1C isoform X2, which codes for MLISVAFAEDKTVQKRGLLGLGYGGLGHGGGLLGGELGHGSVAVAIQEKPVAVPVPVPKPYPVAVDRPVPVKVPVAVPHPVPVAVPVPQPYPVVQTKTVAVPVEKPVPVTVPVKVPVAVPAPYPVKVPVAHPVPVAVPKPVPVVVPQPVLVKEQVPVLVKGYGLGHY
- the LOC100649508 gene encoding cyclin-dependent kinase inhibitor 1C isoform X1, whose product is MRALVFVMLISVAFAEDKTVQKRGLLGLGYGGLGHGGGLLGGELGHGSVAVAIQEKPVAVPVPVPKPYPVAVDRPVPVKVPVAVPHPVPVAVPVPQPYPVVQTKTVAVPVEKPVPVTVPVKVPVAVPAPYPVKVPVAHPVPVAVPKPVPVVVPQPVLVKEQVPVLVKGYGLGHY